The following coding sequences are from one Granulicella arctica window:
- the tssB gene encoding type VI secretion system contractile sheath small subunit, with the protein MAESTQHKLDRVRSPRVHITYDVEVGNAIEMKELPFVMGVLGDLTGQPETPLAALKDRKFVEINPDNFDSVLKGMAPHLAYSVDNKLSDDPNAGQVKVNLHFESMDDFSPENVAKQVKPLKELLDLRTRLSDLRGTLQGNDKLDQMLFDAVSSTEDRNKLRAEVGSKAEEVPNE; encoded by the coding sequence ATGGCCGAAAGTACACAGCATAAACTCGATCGAGTCAGATCGCCGCGCGTTCACATCACATACGACGTTGAGGTCGGTAACGCGATTGAGATGAAGGAACTGCCGTTCGTCATGGGAGTTCTTGGCGACCTGACTGGCCAGCCTGAGACCCCTCTTGCAGCACTCAAGGATCGCAAATTCGTTGAGATCAATCCAGATAACTTCGACAGTGTTCTGAAGGGAATGGCACCTCACCTCGCATACTCTGTAGACAACAAATTGAGCGACGATCCCAACGCTGGTCAAGTGAAGGTTAATCTCCATTTCGAAAGCATGGATGATTTCTCGCCCGAAAACGTTGCCAAGCAGGTCAAGCCACTGAAAGAACTGCTTGATCTCCGCACGAGACTGTCGGACCTGCGTGGCACGTTGCAAGGCAACGACAAACTCGACCAGATGCTCTTCGACGCAGTGTCCAGCACGGAGGATCGCAACAAGCTTCGCGCAGAGGTTGGGTCCAAGGCTGAGGAGGTTCCAAATGAGTAG